The following proteins are encoded in a genomic region of Sphingobacteriaceae bacterium:
- a CDS encoding T9SS type A sorting domain-containing protein: MKQIDTDGKFEYSKEVEVTINNVPAKYELKQNYPNPFNPLTSIQYAVDSKQYIMLKVYDILGSDVATLVNEVKEAGMYEVTLDAANMPSGIYFYKLQAGPSTGSEQVYSQTKKMTLLR, translated from the coding sequence TTGAAACAGATAGATACGGATGGGAAGTTTGAATACAGCAAGGAAGTGGAAGTAACAATTAATAATGTACCAGCGAAGTATGAGTTAAAGCAGAATTATCCAAATCCGTTTAATCCACTAACCAGTATTCAGTATGCAGTAGACAGTAAGCAATATATAATGCTAAAGGTATATGATATACTTGGGAGCGACGTTGCAACATTAGTTAATGAGGTTAAAGAAGCGGGAATGTATGAAGTAACTTTGGACGCTGCCAATATGCCCAGCGGAATATATTTTTACAAGCTACAGGCCGGTCCTTCGACAGGTTCAGAACAGGTTTATTCGCAAACAAAGAAAATGACATTACTACGATAA